ccaacagacagaccttgtctgattcaaatcccaatacatagttaccagagtttaacagtctcagcatccaggtttatgagctggagggcttcttagctacagctgccaggagtctccgcaagtgagagccctaaacaaattacaaacagacagacccaatacaattcatagttaccaacatctaggttcagcccgggagctcagaacaagggctggccaagagtcacgcgccaccactgctgtgggtaagagctccaaagaagagaaagccaacccctggttttatatctttttcagggtcaggggtgagtcacacatgcgactcacccacgtgacctagaattgtcacaaagaggtgacttaaacccacatggtgtaagagcctctgatgtcccaaacctatcactcaaactcatgtaaactaggccctcccttagttaaccccacctggggccccaccttggttaccaagtcacacccacataggttttacacctaataggggtttgggcctggggcttagcacctagtaaggctcaatgaaatacactgaattactcaaaggaaacacaagccaactaagtgctaagagcccattttccTTACCAacacacttgtgtgatctctttgggatacaaccctagaagtggtattgctgggacaaagggtatgaacattttgatagccctttgggcatagttccaaattgctctccaaaatggctggatcagttcacaactccaccagcaatgtaacaatgttccaattttcccacatcctctccagcatttatcattttcctgttttgtcatttaagccaatctgacaggagagatatggtacctaagagttgttttgatttgcatttctctaatcagtagtgataatttcttcctctgaaaactgcctgttcatatcctttgacaatttctcaattggggaatgacttgtattcctataaatttggttcagttccctgtatgttttagagatgaggcctttatgagagacaatagttataaagattttctcccaattttctgcttccctcctaatctttgttgcattggcttttttacaCAAAAcacttcaatttaacataatcaaaataatccattttgcattttgtaatgctctctatctcttgttgggtcatgaattcttttctttttcataaatctgataggcaaactattccttgctctcccaaattgcttatagtatcagcctttattcctaaatcatgaacccattttgactttattttggtatatggtgtaagatattggtctatgtccagtttctgccctaccattttccaattttcccagcagtttttgtgaaatagtgaatttttagcccagaagctggattctttgggtttattaaagaatagattgctatagtcattgacttctctgtcttgtgtacctatcctattccactgatccacaactctgtttcttagccagtaccaggtagtttcgAGGACTGcttctttatagtacagtttaatatctggtatggctaggccacctgtCATTTATTTTCTAATGTTTCTGAAAGAACTGgatgttgtgttttgtcaaaaagcctttcctgcaTCCATTGATATGATTATGTCATGGAGATGTTGAGAGGCAGTTTctccaactgtgaaatgggggttAGAAATGGAaactaccccccccccaccagggttgttgtgagaatgaaatgagatcattTTCTGTTGCTCttgttaataaattatattatgtttagaattttcctaatattgaacaaatCTGCATTCTATTAAAATTCTATCCTGGTCATTGTGTGAAAACTCTTTGAATATGTTGATTCTTTACTAAAACCTTATTCAAAAATTTTGCGTTGATATACATCCAAGGTTTCCATTTATAATTTTGCAATTTGTGACTCTCTCTCGCTTTGGTATCCAGACACTATTTGTATGATCAAATTAATTTCATAGAATCTCTTCCATTCCTAGTTTTGCAAACAGTTTATagaatttttgaaagaaattGCTCTTAAATCCCTCTGGTctagagtattttttttactttggaaattaatcaaaagttttttaaatttctttttctttaataccTGGCTATTTAAcatttctgtttctcattttgtTAATGTTGACATATCACTCTCATCAAAATGATCCATTCATTTAAGTTACTTATTTTATAGGCATAGGGATTTGGAAAAGAGTTTCAAATAATTTCCtctatttcatattcttttttatgaaccctgggttttttttcattattgatactgttattttgatttttgttgaacttttcaaaaataaaattcactaaTGGTTTATTaattttgatttattgattactTCAGTTAGTCTTTTGCTTTCAagtttattaatctcttctttgattttcagattttCTACTTTAGTATGTATTTGTGGTTTTAAATTTGTTGGGGCTTGGGAGTTTTCTTGAGTGGCAaaacttttgctttattttgttttgactgTGAGCTATTTGAGAGCAAAGAcagtattttttccattatttgtatctccattgtTTAGAACAGGGCCTGCctcatagtagtcacttaataagtaATTATTGACTGTACGCATGTCCAAATTAttgttctcttctttcattcctttgttgATGAAAGATTTGACAGAGAGAAATTTTGCCCTATGGACTTTTTAGATGCATTCCAcaacttttcctatttttcccattGTCATTTTCTGTGAAGAAATTATCTATGGTTTCTATGGTTTTTTTGATCCACAATTTTTTTGGGTTTAAATTATTTAGTCTACAAGTTATTCCTTTATTAAGAGTCCCTTGatggaatgtaatttttatttcactgtGTTCAATAAAAATGtgcttaatatttctgcttttattcatttatttatgtttcCTTATTTTTGGCACACagtcaattttttaaagtttcatctgatctgagaaatatgtatacttCATTATATGACAATCCACTAGACATCTATTGTATCTAGTTTTTGTAAAGCCCTATTCAGGTCCCTagctttttattgattttttgttaGATATGTGTACATCTGAAAAAGGGAGATTGAAGTGAGCAGGCATCATAAtctcattctatttctccttGCAGCTCATCTAagtttttctttaagtattaagaTTCTCTATCTTTTGGTGCATAAATGGTAAgtaatgaaattaatttattgTCTAGGGTGACTTTCAGCATAATTTactttccctgcttatctcttcttaatttaatttttcatattttctccaattacatgtaaaaatattttatcattagtgtttaatattttgagttccaaattctctccctcctttctactTCCCCctattgagaatgcaagcaattttatatgttATAGATGTGCAGTCACacaaaagatatttccatattaatcctgttgcaaaagaaaacataggccaaaaaaaattcacacacacacacacacacacacacacacagataaagaatgtaaaaaatcCCATGCtttaatcttcattcagactccatctttctctggagatagatagcatgttttgtcaattgtcttgGATTTTTGTATTGCCCAGAATAGCTAGGTCACTCATGGTACTTCATCATATAATACTGTTAATACTGTATACAAAGTTCTACTGGTTTTGCTCAGTTTACTTTGAGTCAGTCTGTGTaagcctttctaggttttttctgaaatccacctgcttgtcatttcttacagcacaatagtattctatcataatcacatatgacaacttgtttagcctttccccaattgatgggtatcctgtcagtttccaattctttgccagaacaaaaagtgctgctataaatatttttgtacacatagattttttccctttttaaaaaaatctctttggaatattgAACTAGTAGtgatactgctgggtcaaagggcatgcacagttttgtagctctTTGGAGATGGTTCCAAAtagttctccagaatgactggatcataTCACAACTCTaacaacagtacattagtgtctcagtttgcCCACATGCTTTCCAAtattagtcattttccttttctgtcatgtcagcCAAGCCAATAGAtgtgaggcagtacctcagagttattttaatttacatttccctaatcagtaatgatttagagcattttatatgataatagaaacctttgatttcttcttctaaaaattgcttattcatattctttgaccatttatcaattgaaggaTGTCTGGTATTCTTAaacatttgattcagttctctttaCATTTGAgaattgaggcctttatcagaaaaatttgctatAAAGTTTTCtgcagttttctgctttccttctcatcttcactgcattgattttgtttgtgcaaacccctTTTACTTTAATGTAATCaacattattcattttacatcctgtaatgctttctgtctcttgtttggtcataaattcttcacttaGCCAGACATCTGACAGGTAATCTATTGCATGCtcctttaatttgcttatggtaccaCCCTTTATTTCTagattatgtacccattttgactttatcttgttaTATGGTGTGAAAagttggtctatacttagtttctgccaaactgttttcccgGCAGTTTCTGTCAAATATTGAGTCCTTGTCCAAAAAGCTAGTATTTCTATGTTTATCAAAAATTAGATTGCTATGGTCATAACCTACTGTGGATTGTTTGCCCATTTTATTCCACTGAGATACCACTCTATCTCTTAGATAGGAGCAGATGGTTTTCATGCTTTGTAACACAGTTTGAGATCTTTGCTAGGTCACCCTCCACATTTtgtttcattaattcccttgattttcttatattttggtttttgtagatgaattttgtcatttttctagctctataaattgATTtggtttggtatggcactgagtgagtgaatgaatttaGGAAGAAtgatcatttttgttatattggctcagcctacccatgagaaattaatattttcaaaattattcacatctgactttattagtgtgaaaagtgttgcgctcatatagttcctgagtttgtcttatCAGTTAGCCTCCCAAGTATTTTCTATTatgtacagttattttaaatggaacttctctttttatttcatgCTACTGAAATTCGTTGGTATAATGGTAAAAATGGTAataaaatgctaatgatttatatgggtttagtTTATATTTTGCAACTATGATAaacttattaattatttcaaatagttttcgGATGATTCCCTAAGTTTCTCTGGGTATACTATCATATCACctacaaaaagtgatagttttgtttcctcattgcctattttgattcctccaatttctttttcttttcttattgctatagcaagcatttctagtacaatattgaataaatagttttgataatggatatccttacttcaaccctgatcttattgtgaaggcttctagcttatcctcattagaGATAATGCTTATTGGTGGTTTTAGATCGATAGTATTTATCATTTCaaagaaagttccatttattcctgtgttctctggtgtttttaataggaatgagagtTGTACTTTGTGTTGTatatttgtcaaaggctttttccacatctattgagataatcatataatttttgttgggtttttaatGGCTGTGGTCAATTATGTGGACAGTGTTCCTGACATtaaaccagtcctgcattcctggtataaatctcatctggtcatagtgtatgatcttaaTAATACATTTCTGTAACCTCCTTGCTaatgtttaatttaaaatttttgtatcaatattcattagagaaatgcttcaaatgttttctttttctgtttttgctcttcccaCTTTTGGTATCAGCATGatgtttgtatcataaaaggaattttgtataatgttttttctttgcctgtttttttttaatattttatatagtttgggaattaagtgttctttaaatgtttagtagaatttacctctgaatccatctggtcctgtgtgtttttttctatttttccttctttttcatttttatttttgatttatggaatgaaacaatcatttccataacatagtacaataaaaaagatgattatacataaAACTACAATCTACTGTGCACAACTTgcaattcctttcaaatatataacagttaatatttttctttttttcttctctcccatgcCCTAGAGAAAGCtcctattagacacaaataagtatgtaagtatatatatcttcatatgtcctttatagttaatttgggtatttttaatagaaaaaaatacattgtttactcaaagtcattcttaaaacaatatggctgttattgtatataatgttctcttggtcctcCTCATTtcgttcttcattattttgtgtaagtcttcccattttttttctaaaatcattgagttcgtcatctcttatagcacagtagcattccatcatgatcatataccacaacttgttcagccattcctcagttaatGGGAATCCCTGTAATTTTTGGTTCTTTGCCACTAAAAAGaatacatattttttccttttctcctactCATCTTTGGAAATCGTCCacgtagttgtattgctgggtcaaagggtatacgtagttttataactctttaggcataattctagattgctctcccaaatggtCGAATCATTTTATTATTGCACATTTTCTAATTCCACAATGAATTTCCCAATGAAAAAGTTCTCAATTTTTTAGGATCCTCTCTTATATTTGTCAATTTTCCCTTCTATCGTTTTTCCCAAGgtggtataaaatgatatctcaatgtTTTAATcagcatttctctaataaataatgatttagagcatttttcatatgactctaaaTTGTttagatttcttcattggaaagctgtctattcatatcctttgagcatttgtAAATtcaggaatgactcatattcttataagtttgacagAGGTctgattactatttgtgaatttccatCCATCTTATTTTTGTTCactattttcctttttgcctctctttttaccctacccctgttaccttatcttccCCCTTACcttcttattccttattttgCCCACTAAAattctctcctttattttctctccttaccTTCGTAATTTTATTCTACACACTCTTTTAAAAGTCCCTTCATTACCCTATTGAGAAGACTTCTAAATCTCTTCAGATGTACATTTTGTatcctcttcaacccagatgagaaTAAGTTTCCAACATTATCAGCCCTCCACCACAACCTGTTTCTTCTGTACTAGTCCTTCCTTTCATGCCCTAGTTTTAGGAGATGATTGCTCCTTTTTACTTTTCCCACCCAATTTGTTTTTTCAGAATCACCCCATCATGAACAACTCAGccacaacctttctttcaaactacctttgTAATGATAACAGTTTTAAGAATACacataacattttcatatatcataatgatttaacctttatcaaattttccgttgagtTCTGATATTTTTGTTGCAAATACTTGAAAGTTTTTCAGTCCTCAAATGTCCATTATTTTTTCAtgcaggattatactcaactttgctggataagttattcttcgATGCAACCCTAGCCCCTTTCCTTTCCAAAATATAATGTTCTAAGATCAACAGTCTTTTTCTAGGTCTTCTGAAATCCTGATTTCGTTCAGTATTTAAATCCTTctattttcttgttgcttgcaatattttctctttaaccagGGAATTTTTAAACTTGGTTATAATATTGCTGGAAGTTTTTGTCTTAGGACCTCTTTCAAGtgctgatcagtggattctttctatttcaattttgccttcttgttctagaaatTCAGAGCAATTTGCCTTAATAATTCCTTATAATTTTGTATCCAGATTCTGTTTTttcatcataactttcaggtagtctgagaattcttagattgtctctcctcaatctgttctccagatcacttgTTTTACTAATGAGATTTTTCAGATCCTCTTCTAcactcctttgaccagttcagatgaaagtgccCTTGGCAAATCTGTGTCTACATACAAGACTCATCTGGGAAAATGTGCTTGGgacttttctttctccaaacatttagccatttattttgttaaaaaaaaaaaaaaaaaaaaagaaaggcgaGTCCGGCCAGCAGCGCGTGTTCCGAGCTCTCCGCCACCCCCTGCTCGCAGTAACAGCAGAGCCAGACCGCCAGCGCTATGGCTGGTTGGAACGCCTACATCGACAACCTCATGGCGGACGGGACCTGTCAGGACGCGGCCATAGTCGGCTATAAGGACTCCCCATCGGTCTGGGCCGCTGTACCCGGGAAAACCTTCGCCAATATCACGCCAGCTGAAGTAGCCATATTGGTTGGCAAAGATCGTTCGACTTTCTTCGTAAATGGGCTGACACTTGGGGGCCAGAAATGTTTAGTTATCAGGGATTCGCTGCTGCTAGATGGAGAATACACCATGGACCTTCGTACCAAGAACACTGGGGATGCTCCCACCTTCAACCTCACTGTTACCATGACTGCCAAGACACTAGTCCTGCTGATGGGGAAGGAAGGTATCCACGGAGGAATGATCAACAAGAAGTGTTATGAAATGGCTTCCCACCTGCGACGCTCTCAATACTGACCCTCcctgccctctcttcttccccaaggCTTCTGCACCATTTCCTTCACCATTGTTTTTTTGGGCCATTCCCCCACCCACTTGTTGCTGCCAAAATTACACCTGGGGGGGGCCAGGTTGGATGGACAGGcaccccccttttccttttgaacCTCCTTCCTGTGTGTagttgggaagattttttttgaaaaaaatttttgttggttttttttctggaAACTTATATCGGAATATGAATAAAAGATtctactaataaaaaaaaaaggaaggaaaggcatCTAGGAGACTGCAAGATTGATCATTGCACATGGAAAGTTCCCATCTTATTGTCAAGAAGTCCAGTCTCTGCAATGACTGTAGGTTGATCAGTAAGGCCCAAATCAAAAAGTGTCCATTGGGTAGACTGATGAGTCTTCTAGCCTTCCATCTTCCATCATTATATCTTCCATGTGGTCACTGGGGAGAGAATAATAGATAAGGCAATAGGGGCTTCAGACTCTCAGGGCCAAGAACAGACACTACTTAAGCCTTAGATTTAAGCCTTTGAGCCACACTGGGTTTCCTTTTTACACACCCAAACCATATATTCCCAGAAACAAATATCCTGTATGTGTCTAGACCATTTCTTCATGAATATTATCACCTTGCAAACTATCAGAAATGGGAATGTTTTCCTAAGAGAAGACTGAGTTTAGTAAAATAAAGGACACAGAAATTTCCAAATTTATATGCTGTATTAATCCCCCAAATCAGGCATTTCTTCATGGAATCTTTCCAGGGACTATTCTTCTTTTGCCCAGTAGTCTCCGTCACTGAAAACTGAAATgctttgtttctttgaatttccATGTCAAAGATGTGGAAATCAAGATCAATTTATGCCCTCATGACATGGCTTGAAAAATATGTTCATTTCCCTGGCTAACCATGATGCTTTTCatcttctcccttctcacctctctgTCTCAGAATCTTTAGTTTCCCTCAACTTGCACTTTACCTATGACCTTCCCCATCACATCTTTCCTTCTACCTCCACCTGCTAGCCCACCCTCTGAAAAAAATACCTTTTAGCTGCTTCACATTAATTTTGTCTATGCTCATATATCTGGTTTGAGTGTATCCAAATATCTAGCTCAAgactatcctcattttagagggaGAGATTACTCAGCCTTTGTGCCAATAAGAAGGACAGAGTTCATGAGATCTTTGGAGAGGAGAGTTCTTTATCTGCCTTGGAGATATGACATACAGGGTTCTAGACTCTCTTCAGGGAAAGCTCCCTGGTGGACGAGAAACCTCCAGGAAGATGCTGAAATGTCAAAGAAACCAGCTCATTTGCATGCTCATCTCCAAGTGTAAGGATGCACTCTTTTccaaatcagtcagtcagttattCACTCAGTTTGATAAGGATTTTGTGAGCCCTCACTATGCACTAGTTGGTGTGCCAAGCACTagcacacagaaaaaaaaatacaagaaagtcctaccctcaagaaacattcattaaaaTGGGAGTGACAAACAATGCATAAATAactatgtaaatgtatgtatatatatatatgcatgcatagatgaatgtatgtctatatacatacagagagcactatgcaaagagagacagactgagTAAGAAGCAcaaaggagtgagggagggaaacAGACTAGCACttaggaagactggaaaaagcATCCCTCAGAAGGTCAGATCTGAGCTGAATCTGGAAGCAATACCTGATTATCATGGACGGCTCAGGTCACTCAAGCCACATCCTACTAGAATCATATCCTGGCACCTCCAGATGCTACTGTCCTCCTCTTCACAAAATTAGTTTACAGTTGTTTTGAgcatattttatttctcattttctctatGTTGTTCCTGCTCAATAAATGTaaacctcttgagggcaggacatgtttgattttatttaactttattttatttttttctttgtagcccaAGGAACTTTGACAATGTCCAGGATATACTATAT
This Trichosurus vulpecula isolate mTriVul1 chromosome 2, mTriVul1.pri, whole genome shotgun sequence DNA region includes the following protein-coding sequences:
- the LOC118839990 gene encoding profilin-1-like, coding for MAGWNAYIDNLMADGTCQDAAIVGYKDSPSVWAAVPGKTFANITPAEVAILVGKDRSTFFVNGLTLGGQKCLVIRDSLLLDGEYTMDLRTKNTGDAPTFNLTVTMTAKTLVLLMGKEGIHGGMINKKCYEMASHLRRSQY